One segment of Meriones unguiculatus strain TT.TT164.6M chromosome 3, Bangor_MerUng_6.1, whole genome shotgun sequence DNA contains the following:
- the LOC110543915 gene encoding olfactory receptor 2A12-like, which produces MWMIPGQNQSWVSEFILLGFSSDPTTNSILFTVFLPIYLSSVLGNGLIIMLVSLDTQLHTPMYFFLCVLSLLDMGYVTTTMPQMLVHLLAHSQTISFAGCWLQMYVFGALGIAESTLFVVMAYDRYVAICYPLRYTVILNWGLCMWLAAGTWICGFFSSLLHTFFTMSLPYCGPNGVNHYFCEGPSVRSLACMDTHVIEMVDLVLSVFVVVTPISLILASYIHIAMAILKIKSTQARCKAFSTCASHLTVVTFFYAPASYIYMRPNSSYSSERDKLVSLFYNAFTALLNPVAYSLRNKDIKRAFVKVMGHGRVER; this is translated from the coding sequence aTGTGGATGATCCCAGGGCAGAACCAAAGTTGGGTTTCTGAGTTCATCCTGCTTGGCTTCTCCAGTGACCCCACAACCAACAGCATCCTCTTCACAGTGTTCCTTCCCATCTACCTGAGCTCAGTCCTGGGCAACGGGCTCATCATCATGCTGGTCAGCCTGGACACACAGCTGCACactcccatgtacttcttcctctgCGTCCTTTCCCTGTTGGATATGGGCTATGTCACCACCACCATGCCCCAGATGCTGGTTCACCTTCTTGCTCACTCTCAGACCATCTCctttgctggctgctggctgcagaTGTATGTGTTTGGTGCCCTTGGTATAGCTGAGAGCACCTTATTTGTTGTCATGGCTTATGACCGATATGTGGCCATTTGCTATCCCCTGCGTTATACTGTCATCCTCAACTGGGGGCTGTGCATGTGGCTGGCAGCCGGAACTTGGATCTGtggcttcttttcctctttattacATACTTTCTTCACCATGAGTCTGCCTTATTGTGGGCCCAACGGGGTGAACCACTATTTCTGTGAAGGTCCTTCAGTACGTAGCCTGGCTTGCATGGATACCCACGTCATCGAGATGGTGGACCTGGTCCTGAGTGTTTTTGTGGTTGTTACTCCAATTTCCCTCATTTTGGCCTCCTACATTCATATCGCTATGGCGATTCTCAAGATCAAGTCAACCCAGGCCCGCTGCAAGGCTTTCTCTACCTGTGCCTCCCACCTGACTGTGGTCACATTCTTCTATGCTCCAGCCTCTTACATCTACATGAGGCCCAACTCCAGCTACTCCTCTGAGCGAGACAAGCTGGTCTCACTCTTTTACAATGCCTTCACAGCCTTGCTCAACCCTGTGGCCTACAGTCTGAGGAACAAAGACATCAAGAGGGCATTTGTCAAGGTGATGGGGCATGGTAGGGTGGAGCGGTGA
- the LOC110539749 gene encoding putative olfactory receptor 2B3, which yields MQGFSWENHSSVSEFTLLGFSRDFQVNVILFNIFFFLYLATLVGNGLIVTLILLDSRLHTPMYFFLSVLSMLDMSYVTTTVPQMLVHLVCKKKTISYSGCVAQMYIFLVLGITEGWLFSVMAYDRYVAICHPLRYKVIMTPWLCGAMVVFCGLWGISCSLVYTVFTMRLPYCGPNEINHFFCEVPAVLKLACADTSLNDRVDFILGFILLLIPLSFILASYVCIFATIMRIRSAQGRLKAFSTCASHITVVTMFCGPAMFMYMNPGANASPERDKKLALFYNVISAFLNPIIYSLRNKDVKRAFLKVTGWGGAAE from the coding sequence ATGCAAGGCTTCTCTTGGGAGAACCACAGCTCCGTGTCAGAGTTCACCCTTCTGGGCTTCTCCAGGGATTTCCAAGTGAATGTAATCCTCTTCaacatcttctttttcctctaccttGCTACACTTGTGGGCAATGGGCTCATCGTCACCTTGATCCTCCTGGACTCGCGCCTCCACACACCCATGTATTTCTTCCTTAGTGTCCTTTCCATGCTGGATATGAGCTACGTCACCACCACGGTGCCCCAGATGTTGGTGCATCTCGTCTGCAAGAAGAAAACCATTTCCTATTCTGGGTGTGTGGCCCAGATGTACATCTTCTTGGTGTTGGGCATCACTGAGGGCTGGTTGTTCTCTGTCATGGCCTATGACAGATATGTTGCCATTTGCCACCCACTCAGATACAAGGTTATCATGACACCTTGGTTGTGTGGGGCAATGGTGGTCTTTTGTGGACTATGGGGCATCAGCTGTTCTCTAGTCTACACTGTCTTCACAATGAGGTTGCCTTACTGTGGCCCCAATGAGATCAATCACTTCTTCTGCGAAGTTCCTGCTGTTCTGAAACTTGCCTGTGCAGACACATCCCTCAATGACCGAGTAGATTTTATCCTGGGTTTCATCCTTCTCCTGATACCTCTGTCCTTCATCCTGGCCTCTTATGTCTGCATCTTTGCCACCATTATGAGAATCCGCTCGGCCCAAGGTCGACTCAAGGCCTTTTCCACCTGTGCCTCCCACATCACTGTGGTCACCATGTTCTGTGGTCCTGCCATGTTTATGTACATGAACCCTGGGGCCAACGCCTCCCCAGAGAGGGACAAGAAGCTGGCTCTCTTCTACAACGTCATCTCAGCCTTTCTCAACCCCATCATCTACAGCCTCAGAAACAAAGATGTGAAGAGGGCTTTCCTCAAAGTAACAGGCTGGGGAGGAGCTGCTGAGTGA